One Bacteroidales bacterium genomic window, TTTTTATTAACAACAGGAACAGCAAGCAGGTTATATTTTGAAATCATTTCAGCCAGTATATTTGTATTGTCAGTATCGTGCACAAAATTTATATTTTCATTCATAATTTGTTTAAGTTTTGTTTCAGACTCAGAAACTATTAAATCCCTAAGGGAAACTGTTGCAAGTAATTTTTCATGCTTATCAAGTACAAAAAGAGAATAAATTGTTGCTGGTTCAGGTTTCAATTTACGAAGCATATCTATGGTTTCACTTACCGTATAATTTTCACGAAAGTGAATAAAATCGGTAGTCATCAAGCTACCAACAACATCTTCATCGTATTTCATTAATTCACGAACTTCTTCCGACGCATCGGTTTTCATTTCGCTGAGGAGTTCTTCAACTTTTTCTTCTTCCATGTCATCAAGCAAATCGGCTGCTTCATCGGCAGGCATTTTTTCCAAAACATCTGCTGCTTTTTCGGTAGAAAGATTTTCTATAAGACTAACCTGAGCTTCGGGTTCAAGTTCTTCTAATACATCAGCCGCTTTTTCTTCATCTAAGGATGAGAATAAAGCAAGCTGTGTATTTCGGTCGAGGTCTTCGATAATGTCTGCAATATCAGAAGGGTGAAGTGTAGATAATTTCGATAATGGTTTTGATAATTTAATTCCCAGATGATGATAATTTATGGCTTCAACATCATCCCATAAAATAAAATCACTCGGAATATTTATCCCTGCAGGTTTCAGAATTTTATTAACAGGTCTTGCTATTCCTAATCTTCGCAAAAGACCTTCGATACCAACATCAACAGCAATAACGAAAGTTCCCGTAGATAATATTGCAAACCTGATATCATTGACTCTTTCAACTTTTTTATCATCCATGTCAACTATCTGCTTGTCGAGAATATGTTTGGCAAGAAAAAGGAAATTATCATGTTTTACATCAACTTCGTCAATCTTATTGCATTTTAGAAAATAATGGTTTCTTTTTTTATAAATATTAAAATACTCAATGTCGAGCATTTTTGTTTTATTGTGCAACTTAACTTTTGCGGCAACAAGCTTAGGCCTTTTGAAACTTATATCAACAATAATATCGGTAAGTTTTCCAATAACTTTATGAGTAGAAGAATAAATCTTGCTGTTTATGATGTTGCTTAAATAAAATGTTTTAACTGCTGGCATAAACTTCCTCCAAAAAAGATTTATCATAGAGGAAGTTCCTGTGGAATCAACCTCTTATGATGAGTTTCAATGATTTTAATATCCTCGACGGATAAGGGTCCATTTATTTTTTTAATTTTATTGTTGCAAAAGTAAAATTTATTCATAAAAAACCAACAATTAATGATAACTTTTTTACAAAAATAAAAATTTGTATTTTTACTAAATTATTTAACTACTAAATAAGTAATCGTATGAAAAAAATTTTATTATTATCAGTTTTGTTTACAGCTTCAATTATTTGTTTATCTCAAACAAAGTTCCGAAGCGGAATATTTTTACATCATTCAACCGGTGGCTGTATTTGGGGACCAAATGGTTCTTCAACAAGCATACCTCAGGAAATGACGGCATATAACATTGTTCATTCATACACAGGAGGTAATGCTGTTAGCATGACAGAGGAATGGTGGTCACCATCAGATAATGAATGGTCAACACAACATAATTTTTTTGAAGACCCAAGTCCTGTAACTGGTATTGGTTATTACACTCCAAACAACAAAATTGTTGTAATAAAATCATGTTTCCCTTCTTCTGATATGAGTGGCATGGGAAATGCATCCGATACAAATTCTCCCACAACAAAATCAATGTATAATTACAAATGGCACTGGAGGCATATCGTAGAAGCAATGAGTAAACATCCGGATAACTTTTTTGTAATCTGGACAAATGCTCCGCTTGTGGCGGGAGCAACTAATTCATCTGCTGCTTCATTATCTAAAAATTTCTGCAAATGGGCAAAAGATACTCTTGCAAATGGACTTGACCCTGTTGTCGGTGCATTTCCTTCAAATATTTATGTTTTCGATTTTTTTTCAAAACTTACTGATGCTAATGGATACCTGCAAAGTCAGTACGCTGCAAGCAGCAGCGACAGTCATCCGAATTCAGCGGCAACTGCATTGGTGGCACCTCAGTTTGTAAATGAAATATTCGATGCCGCCATTGCTTACGAATTATTAAGTGATGTTAATAATAATAATATTGATGCTGTTTCCATTTACCCTAATCCGAATAATGGAACTTTTTACATTAATGGAAATATTGAAAACACATATTTAAAAATATTTAATTTAACTGGAAATCTCATTTATGAAAAAAATAATTTTAATTTTTCAAACCCTGTTAAGCTTGATTGCATAATAAATGGGGTTTATTTTATAGCAATTGAAACTCCCAATAAAGCTTATCATTCATCCGTTATAATTCAGAAATAAAATATAAACCATAAAAATAAAAAATCATGGATATTAAAATGACAACAACAACTTTTGAACTTACAGGTTATAAAATAAAAAACAATCTGGGAGTTGTAAGGGGTATTATAGTCCGTTCACGTTCAATATTCGGAAGTATCGGTGCCGGTTTTCAAACATTATTCGGCGGCGATATAACATTGATGTCGGAACTCTGTGAAAAAACACGACTTGATGCTTTCACTCAGATGATTGAGCACGCCGAATCTCTTGGCGCAAATGCCGTGGTTGGTGTAAGATATGAATCTACCGAAATAATGAGCGGTGTTAC contains:
- a CDS encoding CBS domain-containing protein gives rise to the protein MPAVKTFYLSNIINSKIYSSTHKVIGKLTDIIVDISFKRPKLVAAKVKLHNKTKMLDIEYFNIYKKRNHYFLKCNKIDEVDVKHDNFLFLAKHILDKQIVDMDDKKVERVNDIRFAILSTGTFVIAVDVGIEGLLRRLGIARPVNKILKPAGINIPSDFILWDDVEAINYHHLGIKLSKPLSKLSTLHPSDIADIIEDLDRNTQLALFSSLDEEKAADVLEELEPEAQVSLIENLSTEKAADVLEKMPADEAADLLDDMEEEKVEELLSEMKTDASEEVRELMKYDEDVVGSLMTTDFIHFRENYTVSETIDMLRKLKPEPATIYSLFVLDKHEKLLATVSLRDLIVSESETKLKQIMNENINFVHDTDNTNILAEMISKYNLLAVPVVNKKMKMLGVVIVDDVLDKLMED
- a CDS encoding T9SS type A sorting domain-containing protein, whose translation is MKKILLLSVLFTASIICLSQTKFRSGIFLHHSTGGCIWGPNGSSTSIPQEMTAYNIVHSYTGGNAVSMTEEWWSPSDNEWSTQHNFFEDPSPVTGIGYYTPNNKIVVIKSCFPSSDMSGMGNASDTNSPTTKSMYNYKWHWRHIVEAMSKHPDNFFVIWTNAPLVAGATNSSAASLSKNFCKWAKDTLANGLDPVVGAFPSNIYVFDFFSKLTDANGYLQSQYAASSSDSHPNSAATALVAPQFVNEIFDAAIAYELLSDVNNNNIDAVSIYPNPNNGTFYINGNIENTYLKIFNLTGNLIYEKNNFNFSNPVKLDCIINGVYFIAIETPNKAYHSSVIIQK
- a CDS encoding YbjQ family protein, translated to MDIKMTTTTFELTGYKIKNNLGVVRGIIVRSRSIFGSIGAGFQTLFGGDITLMSELCEKTRLDAFTQMIEHAESLGANAVVGVRYESTEIMSGVTEVLCYGTAVVVE